Within the Chionomys nivalis unplaced genomic scaffold, mChiNiv1.1 scaffold_29, whole genome shotgun sequence genome, the region cgacagaggtcttagttgctttggaaacatatttaccaaaagaaaatgtcctacctctccagattccatcttccggaaatgttgaacagttctggagaccaggagctgaactgtcctcctcaggcactgtgaggataataaacccaccttcatggaagattagtgttttgagtggaacagagttgctacccaacgaaccaaggctttgtgacatcaccaaggcactacttatgtcagaaatcccctcacaagcttgttacttccctatttacccacagaaacatccagcattcagctcctcaaaagctgtatacagccaccagggaaCCCAAAATAAGcgcccactcatcttcccaattactcaagtcacactcttgcccaagcaactcaatccctgtatcttatttttctgaaaaagtctttggtgtctgagtcaaaaaatcacatgaaagttttttttcttagatcccatctctccattggttatcttctattgattttttcttccttcataaataataaatttcaaatttccacttcctttcctcctccccctaactactcacacaaccaccaatcctctccacaccaatccagtcctaatagagggcagggtaccttgacctgtgggaaacccttgccccccctccatccagattgaggaaggtatgcatctacatataatatgatcgattaaagcctgtatgtgcagtacagacaaatcccagtgccattatcattgggttctccttctgccccaattgtcagccacattcaatggttccactttgatcccatgctctgtcagtcccagcatagctggttttgttgatctctcattagctcagacacagtgtctcagtgggtggaccaagcccttgtattccttagttctttgctcttattctctccccttcagctcttcaactggagcttggtagctcagtctagttttctgatgtgggtccctgtctttatctccatccttttctgtacaacagttctatggtgatattcaagatagtcatcagtctgattatgggacaaagcacccgtagtgcctagggacatggcacagtgcaggcacccacagctcacctgcccaaggtcctcgttggtgtcaccccatggctttctgtgaacccctctagagagaagcctcttactaaccccagaacggcaccctaagttgagatatcaacagtgtgtgtgcattaacttatgggggtgtgtttgtgtgtttaagacacaataacagcagatggattataatattgaaatttcttcttatcttgagaagaatacttgctacagaaacactatcacagtagtactgagaatGTAGGCtttctcagcatggagaagtaactggagcaaacccctagtagttcagctcagtggcccaagaaagatggtcaaggaaagtcaatgaactcagggatggaagttaaaactcaggctaaataacattccaaatcatttaggcggaacatgaggcTCTTGTGCAACAGTcaaaagatgtctaaaatgcctggaactagaatcttagggcaggagaagttgtggagctgagagtgcatggcaaaaactgacagaatctggcaaaagacatgtaagcgtaactagcaaacatccatggaaaccatgaatgggagaaaaccttgAGAAGTCtgtacaaaaacataacatcttgacaattctgagatttaatgacaaaggagagatcttaaatatgtcactgtcacatggtgatgattaacccactccattgcagtgggaccccctgacatgtttaagatacctgtcaattctgtctatatatttacagagaaattcacattgcttgcacagattaactagcagcatgatttaccactcaatcaaaggcaaagcaaagaaatcatggacatgttgttgaatgctgatgatgttgttgggagcgtttgtgggttttttcttaaagggaaatcattggtcacacaaatgcatgaagcagagcctgtctctgccatgtacctgaaagcatgaaaaaaatgaactaaaataggtttttgtcacatactggtaaattttgctgctatgtccaaatatatgtgttgcaggagctctttctgctccttcaggctatagcaactgagataaaggccattggggtgtggtgtctctctctttcaaaatggagcaactgccttcagcttggtctcttgcatccatctccacatccagctactaggctcctctcctcatcctgcagagggctgttgtctggcatggcaatctgtaaggtttgccccttaaaagaaataaccattttatgaatcataattctaaactgttgtggtagattgtttgtgacttacaccttcctatgtgatgagagcaaccagggtgtgaagggggttctcactgttcatgttgcagaagccatggcagcaggagtaggaggcctctcattctctgtaaggaaatcagtaaacattggggaccagtgaaaaaatgccctgaaacatcaaggcttgagctttcagaccgcaattcctccagcaaggttctgggtctccacaacctacaaaacctcctgaggaccaagtattcagaaccagaaacctgtgtgggccatatcacataaaatcgtagtgagtacaccaatcgttttttttttttttttgtacatccttttgtccctccagaaacatttgtatttccaataaagataaattgctgcctctttggtgtcctgaacatgctctaaggtgatggtggggcattcttacataccttgctgtgttgttgtgaaaccttaacgggacagcaattgtttcagaaatcaaaggcaggcaggttcaaacctgtggttagcagtgtgctggacacttgggttgcctatagctaatctatggaaagatggatttcctaagaagggtggcagcacacatggaggcatgtagtcttaccttttcaaatgacccattttgtgtccttacatcaggctcctctattctcctcatcttggtttctttaccagattaggacaaaaattaaaactcaatgtcctggacgtgaacaccgaatgagttatctatgtgagatcacagtgacagagctcatgggaatctgactcattgtacaggcttgccaggcatcaatctgtaatctgcctaactctactgcgcaagtgttgtcaagatttctcctctgttcctcctcatatggtctccatctacagagaactcagaaaaatccacccctgagagggcaagttctttacaaatgaaagtttctagaacagaagagacatagtagatttatcttggcaacctgtagacacaagacatggggaaatggaagaagggattgaagaagatagagacatggaggaatggataaattcaatcattcattggataagtgagtgatccaatgaaagagttggctaataggataaaatgtgctgcatgttCTCTGatagtcagtccaaattgagggtagataaggttatccactaaggaggaagcttagtccattttgccttctttgtgctctagacccacccaggagagtgatgatgatgttgaggagaagaaggggcgagggtaccagcatgccctggtacaagttttcacccacattgtagccaaatcacctgacctggcacaggtgatcTACATGCTGGgtcctgaatggcagtttgacacctacaaccttactaaccaagtttttgaagatgaaggaaccaaaactgccctgttaatgatgtcaggatccttgcatgatgggagtcaggcatcaatatcatactggtatcctcgggtctgatgggtttgtggggtctttgccacacttcacctaacatcactgattccctcggtaactgattttatggagctcggtgcattcatcatacctgtgcatgtcacacaccaatgtgattcaaggtactactagtttagcctgggttcgggtgagtctgtttatgagttttatagcctaAATCCCACacaacatgatcaatgacaagggaacattgttttacagttaaggcaggccaattgtttaaatgaactcacaggggttgaatggcatgcataagacctgtgagagtgcaagacagaaagaatccaggcatgacaaaataggtagtagatagaagcctggcaaaagtaagtaggtagcctgaggtccaccccattgcagaagagccactgagaggagacacttttctttaggcaggcgGATCCGGGTCACTAAACatcctccagtggagttcatatacccagtgacttccagatggtatgaattaaaccattaatcaaatgaaacccaattttctttgcttctgagtacacatttgtgacccttcatgatcactctctatcctcttaagtcccaacacctcgatgtcacatctttccatatgacatgtttttccctcccgcattttccctctctgagatcctacatctttttggccactctcctctgtttcctaaacagccatcttgtcctcttccacacactgcatctcctttcgtcattccctctccaaggggaaaagaccataagtcctgttttgttttgaggcctgtctttctgtgatgtcccatccaccagaacaaacaacataacaccttcacaaattttatttttagagtaaaaaaaaattccattgggaaagataccaggattaatagaagacctgagatatttctgaaaaaaagagttccccaaacacagttttaagtctgaccgcaaaatttgtgaatttcactttaacagatcttcatcaaatcatagacatagatatggaagtcattatcaaacttaatgaaatgcacggaaggtttggtgggaacttggtaaatcattttacctatcttttgggttccatctttttcgttgtgctgcacgcttttgcctgccaaggaatccctgcataattccaaattcacccctattggaggacatcctggcataatgtggaggttgctttcaatgtagtcatctagatggtggtaaaggtacacaactggatctttcttgtaggtaatgtagaaacaggtcttcatggtctgcacctcatcttggaccaccccagtccactcctccatagagcctggcatgatgtggaggttgccttcaaggtagtcaaccaggaggtggtaaacgtacaagacaggacctttcttgtaggtaatatagaaccaggtcttcatgattggcacctcctctaggaccatccccttccagtcatccttagagccatttgtgccctcaaatgtatgtttcactgctctgccaactatggtgtttgagagatgagtgtctgtctcctgaggaaatggtacgttgttaggcaggaacttaaggtttaaaatcctttcatcactgtgaagctccaatccatagacacaatctatcccatcatacttcaacaaatagagagagggatttgttggcagttgatctagaatgatggctttccactgggtgactggttcattggcttccttccagccgtgagaaattctgcggccgacaatattctccagggcctcaaaaggcctcctcagtttttgcttctggagagatgacccattcctcttctggacaggtggcatgcatctcatactaagaggcatcttcatcatggctgtagacttactgagataggccactgacctcctggtccactgtttcttggctatctttctgtgcttgggctt harbors:
- the LOC130869077 gene encoding spindlin-2-like, with amino-acid sequence LQKQKLRRPFEALENIVGRRISHGWKEANEPVTQWKAIILDQLPTNPSLYLLKYDGIDCVYGLELHSDERILNLKFLPNNVPFPQETDTHLSNTIVGRAVKHTFEGTNGSKDDWKGMVLEEVPIMKTWFYITYKKDPVVYLYHHLDDYIESNLHIMPGCPPIGVNLELCRDSLAGKSVQHNEKDGTQKIGKMIYQVPTKPSVHFIKFDNDFHIYVYD